TCCATATATGGATGGAGAGGGGGCTATGTCAAGGGGTTTAAGAGTATTATTGCTGACACTAAGTTATTCAAGGAATTTAAACTTAAACATAACTTTAGGTCAAATGTTCCAATTCAGAATTACTCTAATTTGTTTATGGATGATGTACGAGATAATTACCAGAAAAGTGAATTTAATAATGAAATTATAGGTTTTGCATATAGAGAAAGAGACTTTGCATCAAGTTTTATTTCTAAATGGCTAGATTTAACAAAAAATTGTGCATTTTTAGTTCGAAAAAATGATGATGCTGATGTATGGAGTCAGCATTTGCAATCGAAGGGAATCAATTTTATATATTTACCTGCATCACCACTTGACAATAGTAATTTAGAAAGTGAACATATTTGGATAGCACGCACACTTGCTTTTTACTTGATACAGGATAGATTCTCAGAGTATGACGTTATAGCTGAAATACCATCTTCTGACGCATTTAGTTTTAAGAAAATTAAACAAATGCTCTCCGACTTAAAAAGCAATACTTCAAATCTAGATGAGTTTAGTAAACAAACTGCAAAATTCTATGAATATTTAGGCTATACGTGCTCAGAAAAGACTTCTAATGAAATTCAGGAGCTTTTTTCGGTTATTAACAATCCTATTTATATTCCTACCTATAATCCGCAAAAATATAATCATGTTATAACGACTATTCATTCCGCCAAAGGATTAGAGTATTCCCAAATAATTATTCAAGCTGGCGATTTTAATTTAGCAAATGTTGATGATAAATATTTACATTATGTTGCTGTGTCTCGACCAGAAGATAAATTATTGGTTCTAATAGACTATTCTTTAAATAATGGAAGAAATTACATAAGGGTCATGTCTCAGGAAATAGAAAAAACAAATTTACTTGGATTTGACATAAAGCGTGATGATGTTATTAAAGGTATTAACTCATCTGAATTTATTACTACAAAAAGCTGACGTCTGCCGGAGTTGGCCTTTGGTATACTTTGATACTTTAGATGGTGCTTTTTAATTTTTGGATTAGGAAAAGATGCTATTGCCCAGGCCTTTTATATCACCGGGCTAGAGACTTACCTAGGTAAAATATTGAGCAATTTCTTATCAAAAGTGTCAATGCGGTGTTGAGGGAGACTTATATATGAATAGGAAACAACAAGCAATAAAAGATATAGAAAATTTTTTAGAGTCAGATGAAAAATGTGTACTAAT
The window above is part of the Acetonema longum DSM 6540 genome. Proteins encoded here:
- a CDS encoding UvrD-helicase domain-containing protein; the encoded protein is MLKNSKAARQFLNSKYYRIYIDEYQDSDVDMHNLFMYICKEIGIRLFIVGDIKQSIYGWRGGYVKGFKSIIADTKLFKEFKLKHNFRSNVPIQNYSNLFMDDVRDNYQKSEFNNEIIGFAYRERDFASSFISKWLDLTKNCAFLVRKNDDADVWSQHLQSKGINFIYLPASPLDNSNLESEHIWIARTLAFYLIQDRFSEYDVIAEIPSSDAFSFKKIKQMLSDLKSNTSNLDEFSKQTAKFYEYLGYTCSEKTSNEIQELFSVINNPIYIPTYNPQKYNHVITTIHSAKGLEYSQIIIQAGDFNLANVDDKYLHYVAVSRPEDKLLVLIDYSLNNGRNYIRVMSQEIEKTNLLGFDIKRDDVIKGINSSEFITTKS